Proteins co-encoded in one endosymbiont 'TC1' of Trimyema compressum genomic window:
- a CDS encoding helix-turn-helix domain-containing protein, which yields MRKEYTFHSKEEKLSIVKRYLSGESRKNLSKETGISESNIHKWE from the coding sequence GTGAGAAAAGAATATACCTTTCACAGTAAAGAAGAAAAGCTATCAATAGTAAAGCGATACTTGTCAGGAGAATCTAGAAAAAACCTCTCAAAAGAAACTGGAATAAGTGAAAGCAACATCCACAAATGGGAGTAA
- a CDS encoding DDE-type integrase/transposase/recombinase, which translates to MVSDITYIKHKGKCYYLICYLDLFNNEIIEWELSDSLGMKFVLDSAKRFLEKQSVLDYPILLHRDQGIQYTSSAYQALLREYNVVQSMSRVDNPKDNAITESFFGRFKDVLRFQFRPVIG; encoded by the coding sequence GTGGTTTCAGATATTACATATATTAAACATAAAGGAAAATGTTACTATCTAATTTGTTATTTAGATTTATTCAACAATGAAATTATAGAATGGGAATTAAGTGATTCTCTTGGTATGAAATTTGTTCTAGACTCCGCAAAAAGGTTTCTGGAAAAACAAAGCGTACTTGATTACCCTATCCTTTTACACCGTGACCAAGGTATTCAATACACTTCATCAGCTTATCAAGCCTTGCTTAGAGAATATAATGTTGTTCAAAGTATGTCAAGAGTCGATAACCCAAAAGATAATGCCATTACGGAAAGTTTCTTTGGCAGGTTTAAAGATGTTTTGCGTTTTCAATTCCGCCCCGTTATTGGTTAG